Part of the Deltaproteobacteria bacterium genome, AATGGCAGATGGTCACGGTGGCGTTTTTCTGCAGAAGCATCAGCGCCAGAGGCTTGCCCACGATATTGCTGCGCCCGATGACCACCGCCTTTCGGCCCGCCACGGGAATCCCGTGGCGCTCCAGTAGGGTCATGATTCCGGCCGGAGTGCAGGAGCGCAGGCAGGACAGGCCCAAGGTCAAGCGTCCCATGTTGACCGGATGAAAGCCGTCCACGTCCTTGGACGGGTCGATCAGATCCAGGCATTTCTGACTGTCCAGCCCCTTGGGCAGGGGCAGTTGCAGAAGAATGCCGTCAATGGCCGGATCGGCGTTCAGATCGAGAATGGTCTGTTCCAGCTCGGCCTGGGGGATGTCGGCGGCCAGGCGGATGCCGCGCGAAACAATGCCCACTTCGGCGCAGGCCCGTTCCTTGTTGCGGACATAGACCTGGGACGCGGGATTCTCCCCAACCAGGATGACGGCCAGGCCCGGGGCTCGGCCATGGCGGGCGGCCAGGGCCGCGACCTGCCCCGCGAGTTCCTGGCGGATGGTCGCCGCCGTCGCTTTTCCATCGATAATTTGCATGGCTACCTCAATAAAAAGGGCGCTTTGCGCGCCCGTTGCTATTCTTCATCAAACCAGTTGGCGGCCATGGCCGGACCAAAATACATGCCCTGGGTGTCCAGATCTTCCTCGATGCGCAGCAATTGGTTGTACTTGGCCACGCGATCCGAGCGACACAAGGAACCGGTTTTGATCTGACCGGCGTTCACGGCCACGGCCAGATCGGCGATGAAGCTGTCCTCGGTTTCTCCGGAGCGATGGGAAATGACCGTGGCGTACGAGGCTTCCTTGGCCATTTCGATGCAGTCCATGGTCTCGGTCAGGGTGCCGATTTGATTGAGCTTGATCAGAATGGCATTGCCCACGCCGCGCATGATGCCATCGGCCAGCAGGGCCGGATTGGTCACGAAAATGTCGTCGCCGACCAGCTGCACGCGATCACCGAGCACGTCGGACAGAACCTCCCAACCGTCCCAATCGGCCTCGGCCAAACCATCCTCGATGGACACGATGGGGAACTTGCCAGCCAGATCGGCGTAATAATCGGTCAGCTCGCGGGCGGTCAGGATCTTGTTTTCGCCAGCGAAATGGTATTTGCCATCCTTGTAAAATTCCGAGGCCGCGGCGTCGATGCCCAGGGCGATCTGACTACCGGGCTCGTAACCGGCCTCCTTGATAGCCTTTATCATGTACTGGAAGGCCTGCTCATGGCTGGCGAAATTGGGCGCGAACCCGCCTTCGTCGCCCACGGAAGTGGCCAGACCGTCCTTGTGCAGAATTTTCTTCAGGACATGGAAGGTTTCCGCGCCCATGCGCAGGGCTTCCTTGAAGCTCTCCGCGCCCAGGGGCAGGATCATGAATTCCTGGATGTCCAGATTGTTGGCCGCGTGCGCCCCGCCATTGATGATGTTCATCATGGGCGCCGGCAGCACCTTGGCGTTGATGCCGCCCAGATATTTATACAGGGGCAGGCCCAAAAATTCCGAGGCGGCCTTGGCCGTGGCCATGGACACGCCGAGCATGGAGTTGGCGCCCAGACGGGATTTGTTCTCGGTGCCATCCAGGTCGATGAGGGCCTGATCCACTTCCACCTGACG contains:
- the folD gene encoding bifunctional methylenetetrahydrofolate dehydrogenase/methenyltetrahydrofolate cyclohydrolase FolD; this encodes MQIIDGKATAATIRQELAGQVAALAARHGRAPGLAVILVGENPASQVYVRNKERACAEVGIVSRGIRLAADIPQAELEQTILDLNADPAIDGILLQLPLPKGLDSQKCLDLIDPSKDVDGFHPVNMGRLTLGLSCLRSCTPAGIMTLLERHGIPVAGRKAVVIGRSNIVGKPLALMLLQKNATVTICHSRTIDIASEIRGADIVLAAVGIPRFVTADMVKPGAVVIDVGINRTETGLVGDCDYEALKDVASAMTPVPGGVGPMTIAQLLVNTVEAYVDHVG
- a CDS encoding phosphopyruvate hydratase; amino-acid sequence: MSTITGIWAREILDSRGNPTVEVEVTLESGATGRAAVPSGASTGTREALELRDGDTDRFGGKGVEQAVRNIMEEISSEIVGLDATRQVEVDQALIDLDGTENKSRLGANSMLGVSMATAKAASEFLGLPLYKYLGGINAKVLPAPMMNIINGGAHAANNLDIQEFMILPLGAESFKEALRMGAETFHVLKKILHKDGLATSVGDEGGFAPNFASHEQAFQYMIKAIKEAGYEPGSQIALGIDAAASEFYKDGKYHFAGENKILTARELTDYYADLAGKFPIVSIEDGLAEADWDGWEVLSDVLGDRVQLVGDDIFVTNPALLADGIMRGVGNAILIKLNQIGTLTETMDCIEMAKEASYATVISHRSGETEDSFIADLAVAVNAGQIKTGSLCRSDRVAKYNQLLRIEEDLDTQGMYFGPAMAANWFDEE